The following DNA comes from Trueperaceae bacterium.
GCCTGGCTCGGCCGCACGATGATCATGCCCTACCTGCCGCTGTTCATCGCCACGCTGACCATGCGCGACGAGCTGAGCAGCCTCTACACCGGCATCGCGATCGGCGCGGCCTCCTTCGCCGGCACGATCAGCGGCGTGACGCTGGGCCGGCTCGGCGACAAGGTCGGGCACAAGCGCGTCCTCGTCGCGTCGGCGCTGGCGACGGCGGTCTTCTACGCGCCCATGTCGCTGGTGACGGGCGTGTGGCAGCTCGTGCTGCTCAACGTCGTGGTCGGGTTCGCCGTCGGCGGCGTGCTCCCGGCGGTGAGCGCGATGCTCGCCCGCCTCACCGACCCCGCCATGTCCGGCTCGGTGTACGGCCTCGACAACTCGGTCGGCGCGGCCTCGCGGGCCTTCGCCCCGCTCCTCGCGGGCGCCGTGATCTCGATCGGCAGCGCGCCGGGCGCGCCGGACTACCGCGCGATCTTCGTCGTCACGGCGGCGCTCTTCGCCGCGACGGCGGGGCTCGGCGCCTGGCGCCTGCCGCCCGACGAGCCGGCCGGCAGCCCGGAGCCGTCGGCCGCCAAGGTCCAGCCGGCGCGCTGAGCGTTCTCCTCCCTGTCGCCCCGGCGTTGCCGCGCGCCTGCGGAGCTGGCTATCTTCGTGTCGTCACCAGGGGTGTCTCGGGCGCTCACGGGCGTCCAGGCTGAGATCAGACCCTAGGAACCTGACCCCGGTAATGCGGGCGGAGGGAGAGTGACGCTGGCCCGGCCTCGCGCCGGGCGCGTCCGACCGGTGACGGAGAGGGCGCCATGATCACCAGAACCCTGACGATCCTGCTTAGCGCCGCGCTGCTCGCGGCGCACGCCGCGGCCCAGGAGCTACGTGTCCTCACGCACGACTCGTTCTCGCTGCCCACGGAGCTGGTGGAGGCCTTCGAGCGCGAGGCCGGCGTGGACGTCGTGTTCATCTCGGGAGGCGACGCCGGCGAGGCCCTGAACAGGGCGATCCTGACGAAGGGGAGGCCCATCGCCGACGTCCTCTTCGGCGTCGACGAGGGCCTGTGGCAGCGCGCCGCCGACGAGGGCGTGTTCGAGCCGTACGAGAGCCCCTCCCTCGCCGACGTCGCCGAGGGCTACGCGTTCGACGACACCCACCTCGTGACCCCCGTGGACGTCGGCTTCGTCGTGCCGAACTACGACGTGGCCGCCCTCGCCGACGCCGGGGTCGACCCGGCCGCCCTCACGCTGGCCGACCTCGCCGGCGAGGGCCTGGCGCCGCTGACCGTGGTGATGAACCCGGCCACGTCGAGCCCCGGCCTCGCCTTCCTCCTCGCCACGGTCGCCTACTTCGGCGACCCGCAGGCGGGCGTGGAGCCCGCGGCCCCCGAGGGCGCGCGGGCCGGCTTCGCCGACTGGCTCGACTTCTGGGACGCGATGGAGGAGCACGGCGTCCTCGTCACCGACGGCTGGACCGACGCCTACTACACGGCCTTCAGCCGCTACGGCGGCGACAGGCCCATCGTCGTGAGCTACGCGACGAGCCCCGCGGCCGAGGTGATCTTCGCCGAGGAGCCGCTGGAGGACTCGCCGACGGCGAACCTCGCCTGCGAGGGCTGCGCCTACAGGCAGGTGGAGGCCGTGGGGATCCTCGCCGGCACGCGGGCCCGCGAGGCCGCCGAGGCGTTCGTCGAGTTCCTCCTCTCGCCGGCGGTCCAGGAGGCGATACCCCTGGAGATGTTCGTCTCTCCCGTGCGCGAGGGCGCGGCGGTGCCGCCGGAGTTCGCGCGCTACGGGACGCTGCCGGAGGGCGCCGTCGCCGCGCCGCTCCCGCCAGCCGTCGTGGCGGCCAACCAGGAGCGCTGGCTGACGCAGTGGACCGCCGTCGTCATGCAGGGGCGGGACCCGGCCTCGCTGAGGTAGGCCTGGTCCCGCGCTCACGGCGCCGCGGCCACGGCCCCCGGCTCCTCGGCGTCGAAGAGGGCCGCGAGCTCGGGCGCGTGCCTGGCGACCTCGGCGAGCGTGCCGCTGGCGACCACGCGCCCGCGGTCCATGACGATCACCTTGTCGGCGCGCTCCAGCGCCGCGCGGCGGTGCGACACGACGAGGCAGGTGGCATCGCGGTCGGCGAACAGGCCGTCCCACAGGCGCCGCTCCGTCTCGACGTCGAGCGCGCTCGAGAGGTCGTCGAACACCAGCAGGTCGGCGTCGGTGAGGAACATGCGCGCCGCCGCGGCGCGCTGCACCTGGCCGCCGGAGAGCCGCACGCCGCGGGTGCCGACCTCGGTCTCCAGGCCCCCGTGGAGCTGCTCGACGTCGGCGCTGAGCACCGCCAGGTCCAGCGCACGCCGCACCGCTGAGGCGCTCGCCGCTCGGCCCAGCAGGACGTTCTCGCGCAGCGTGTCGGAGAACAGGCGCGGCACCTGGGCGGTGTAGGCGCTGCGCGGCGGCACGAAGAACGTCGCCGGGTCCGCGACGGGCACGCCGTTCCAGCGCACCTCGCCGGAGGTCTTCGGCAGCAGGCCCAGCAGCACGCGCAGCAGGGTCGTCTTCCCCGACCCGACGCGGCCGGTCACGACCACGAACTCGCCGCGGCGCACGGTGAACGAGACGTCCTCGATGCCCTCCTCCGAGCCGTCGTGCCGGTAGGTGAGGCCGGACACGGTGAGCTCGACGAGCGGCTCGGCGCGCGTCGAGGACGGCGCGAACGGCGCCTGCTCGCGCTCGAGGTCGTAGTCGCGCGGCTCGACCAGGCTCTCCACGGGCGCGTCGACCATCAGCCTCCCGAGGCGCTCGTAGGCGACGCCGGTGCGCTTGTGCTGCACGAACATCAGGCCGACGAACGACATGACGCCGGTGAGCCGCGGGAGGTAGGTGACGAACAGCGCGAAGTCGCCCACGGTGAAGCTGCCGTCGCGCAGGGCCCCGGCGCCCACGAGGAGCACGACGCCGGTGGCCACGTGGACCATGTTGTCCGTGACGCTGCGGAACAGCTCGGTCAGCACGGTGTCCTTCAGCGCACGCTCGCGCCTGGCCTCGTTCAGCCGCTGGAAGCGCGCCAGCACGCTCTCCTCGCGGCCGGAGGCCTTCACCGCCTGCACGGCGCCGAACGTCTCGCCGAGGAAGTCCGTCACGCGGCTCGTGGCCTCGCGCGAGGCGCGCCTGGCCGTGCGGATCAGCGGACGCATGTAGCTGGTGAGCCCCAGCGTGAGGACCAGCGGCACGCAGGCCAGCACCGTGAGCAGCGGGTCGATGTACGCCATGACGCCGAGCGCCACGACGCCGTAGAGGGCGAAGCCCCAGAAGTCGACCCAGTTCTCCACGTACTCGCCTATGTCGTTGACGTCGTCGCGGAAGCGCGTCACCGACTCGCTCGGCGACTCGGGCAGGCGCCGCGAGCCGGCCGCGGTCAGCAGGTGCCTCAGCACGTTGTGGCGCACGTGCAGCGTGATCTCGACCCAGTAGGTCGCCCACGTGCGGATCGCCGCCACGAACACGCCGATGCGGCCCACGTCGAGGGCGAGGGCGAGCGCGAGGAACGTCCAGGCGTCCCAGCCCGCGGGCGCGGCGCCCGAGAGGGCGTCGAAGACGCCCTTGGTGAGCACGCCCGTCAGGACGGGCAGCAGGTGGATCAGCGCCCACAGCAGGCTCGTGCCCACGAACAGCCGGCGCCTCTGGCGGACGAGCCGCAGGGTCAGCAGCAGGGGGTTGGTGTCGAAGCTCATGCCAGGTCCTCGAGCAGCTCGGCCTCCTCGGGGTCGAGCCGCGTCTCGCCGGCGCGTCCGGCGACGTTGAGGTCGAGCGCCAGCGCCGCGCGGCGCAGGCGCGAGTAGCGGGACGAGGGGTCGGCGGCGAGGGCGACGCGCGGGCCGGCCTCGACCACGCGGCCGCGCTCCATGACCATGATCTCGTCGACACGCTCGACGGTCTCCAGGCGGTGGGCGATCACGATCGCCGTCCGGCCGTGCAGGAGCCTCTCGAGGGCGACCTCGAGGCGGCGCTCGGTGACGGGGTCGAGGCGCGACGACGGCTCGTCGAGGATCACGAGGCCGGGGTCCTTGAGGAACACGCGCGCGAAGGCTATGAGCTGGGCCTCGCCGGCCGAGAGGTTGCGCCCGCCCGAGTCGAGCTCGGTGTCGAGGCCCTTCTCCTGGCCGCGCAGCCAGGCGCCGAGGCCGAGCTCCTCGAGCACGCTCACGATCACCTCGTCGGGGACGCTGGGGTCGAAGAACGTCACGTTGTCCCGCAAGGTGCCGCGGAAGAGCTGCACGTCCTGCGTGACCAGGCCGATCCGCGCGCGGAGGCGCTGCAGGTCGACGTCCCTGGTGTCGACCCCGCCCACCCGCACCCTCCCGCCGCTCGGGTCGTAGAGCCTGAACACCAGCCGGGTGAGCGTCGTCTTGCCCGAGCCGGTGCGGCCGAGTAGACCGAGCCGCCTGCCCGGGGCGAGGCGAAACGTCACGCCGCGCAGCGTGAGCTGGTCGGCGCTGGCGTCGAGGTAGTGGAAGTCGACGTCCTCGAACGCCACCGAGAGCGGTCCGGCCGGCAGCTCGGCGTCCCCGCCGGGCGGCAGGGCGGAGCGCGTCCTGAACAGCTCGCCCACGCGCTGCACGCCGGCCGCGGCCTTCTGGAGCTCCTGGAGCTGCTGGGTGATCTGCTCGATAGGGTTCTGCAGCATGAACAGGTACTGGAAGACCATGTACGCCGCGCCGACGGTCATGTCGCCGCGCCTGACGAGGTAGATCGAGGAGCCCACGGTGACGGCGAGGCCGATCACGAACAGGCCGTAGCTCGACAGCCACACGACGCTGCGCAGCATCCAGGCGCGGCGCGTGTCCAGGTAGACGCCGCGCATCACGCCGCGGAAGCGGTGCAGCGAGTACTCGCCGCCGCCGTTCGCGCGCAGGTCGTCGAGGCCCTGCAGGCGCTCCTCGATGAAGCCGAACTGCCGCGCGTTCGCCTCGCGCTCGAGGTTCGAGGCCGGCACGCCGACGCGCCTCGTCAGCGTCAGGGCCACGAGCTCCAGGACGACGAACGCCGTGAGCGCCCCGCCCATCAGCGGCTCCTCGACCCACAGGGCCGCGAGGATGCCGACGAGGAGCAGCAGCCCGCCGAACACCCTCACCGAGAACTGCGAGAGGAAGTTCGACAGGCTGGTGATGTCGCCGTCGATGCGCTCGATCATCTCGCCGGCGGTGCGGGCGTTGTGGAAGCCCATGTCGAGGTCGAGCGTGTGGCGCGTGAGGTCCTCGCGCAGGTGGTTCGTCGCCCGCCAACCCACGGACGCGGCGACGTAGGTCGCGAAGGCGTTGAGGAGCTGCGTCACGACGGCCACGGCGAGGAACGACAGCGCCAGCGACGTCAGGCGGGCGCCCGGCGCCGCCGTGAGCGCGCCGTCGATGAACCGCCGCAGGATCTGCGGCACCAGGAGCTGCAGGCCCGTCGCCGCGAGGAGCAGGAGGGCCATGAGGGCCGCCATCCCCCGCTGCGGCGCCAGGTAGCGGCGCAGGAGGGCGAGCATCGACGCCTGGGCCGGCGCGGTCCGGTTCGCGGTGCTGGCTCGGGTGGTCATGTCACCTCGTTCGTTGAGGGTGAGTGTGGTGCGCGTGCCGCTCTCTCGTCCGCCCGGGCCGTGCACGCGAGAAGAAGGCCGCGGGCTCCTGTCTGGTCGCCCACGGCCGGGTCCGCTCTGGCTTCTGTAGCTAGCTAATGACCGGTCTCAGGGCAGACCACTCCCATGCCATCGCCGACGCCGAGCGGCGCCGCGGTGCGCGGGAAGGGGATGCGCACGTGGTCTGCCATGACCGCATGACTCTAGTGGAGCCGCACTCGCGTTGTCAACGGGGTGATGGTGTTCGCGGCGTCCGCCTCGTCCGGGCCGGCTCGGCGAAGGGCGTCCGCGGACCACGACGCGCCGGAAGCGGCTCGCGCCGCGACCGCCCCGCCTTAGACTCGCGTCGTGCGGCGCACCTGGCTGGGGCACGTCACGGGCGCGGCGTCGCTGGCGTTCCTCGCGCTCGCCCTCCTCGTGCCGCTGGCGGCGATCGTCTGGCGCGGCGTGGCGGGCGGTAGCGGCGCGCCGCTGGCCGGACTCGCGGCCACGCTCGCCGACCCCTACTACCTCGGGCGCCTGTGGTTCACGACCTGGCAGGCGCTCCTCTCCACGGCGCTGACCGTGGCCCTCGGCCTGCCGACCGCGCTGCTGCTCGCGCGCTACCGCTTCGGCGGTCGCCGTCTCCTCGCCGCCGCCTTCAGCGTGCCGTTCGTGATGCCCACGGTCGTCGCCGGCATGGGCTTCCTCGCCCTCGCCGGGCCGCGCGGCGCGCTGGGCGTGGACCTGCGCGGCACGCTGGCCATCGTCCTCGCGGCGCACGTGTTCTACAACTTCGCGATCGTCGCCCGGCTGGTCTCCGGCTTCCTCGAGGGCGTCGGCCCGCGGCTCGAGCAGGCGGCGGCGACCCTCGGCGCGGGCCCTTGGCGGAGCCTGTGGCGCGTGACGCTGCCGCTGGCGCTGCCCGCGACCGTGGCGTCAGCTACGCTCGTCTTCATCTTCTGCTTCACGAGCTTCGGCGTGGTCCTGATCCTCGCCCCCCAGGCGCGGTTCGCCACGCTGGAGGTGGAGCTCTACCGCCTCACGCTGCGCCTGCTGCGGCTCGACGTCGCCGCCGCGCTGGCCCTCGTGCAGCTCGTCGTGGTCGGCGGTCTCGGCTGGGCCTACACCAGGCTGCAGGCCCGCCTGGCCGTCCCGGTCCCCGCCGGGAGGTCCGCGGCGCGCCGTCCGAAGGGCGCGGGTGCGGCCCTCCTCGGCGCCGACCTCCTCGTGGTCGCCGCCGTGGTGCTCGCGCCGCTCGTGGCCCTGGCCGCGCAGGCGCTCACGGCGCCCGACGGCTCGTTCCCCTCCCTGGCGAACCTGCGCGGGATGCTCGAGGCGCCGCGCTCGGTGGGCTTCGCGACGCTGGGGCTGGGCCTGCGCAACTCACTTACCTTCGCGGCGCTCTCCACGGCGGCGGCGCTGGCGCTGGGCACGGCGTTCGCGTACGCCGTCACCCGCGGGCGCTGGCGCTGGCTCGACGGCCTCTCCCTCCTGCCGCTGGCGACGAGCCCCGTCACCCTCGGACTCGGCTACCTGATCGCCTACCCTTGGCTCGTGGCCACCTTCTGGGGCGTGCCCCTCGCCCACGCGCTGATCGCCTTCCCCTTCGTGACGCGCACGCTGCTGCCGGCCCTGCGCGCGCTGCCGGCGGGTCAGGTGGCGGCGGCGGTGACCCTCGGCGCCGGCCCGTGGCGCACGCTGCGGCGCGTCGAGCTGCCGCAGCTGCTGCCCTCCCTGGCGGTCGCGGCCGCGTTCGCTTTCGCCGTCTCCCTGGGCGAGTTCGGGGCGTCGCTGCTGCTGGTCCGCCCCGAGTTCGCCACGCTCCCGGTGGCGATCTACGACAGGCTGGGGCGACCAGGACCGCAGAACTACGGCGCCGCGCTGGGCCTCTCCCTGGTGCTGATGGCGGTGACGGCGCTGGTCATGCTCGTCCTGCAGCGCCGCGAGCGCGGCGAGTTCTGACGCCGCCCTCACGCGCCTCGCCGGCGGAACGGCGATAATCCCCTCACTTGGAGCTCGCGACGGCCCGGTGGGCGAAGGGACGCTGATGCCTGTGAGCATCGAGGACGCGCGCCTCTCCCTGCGCATGAACCGCTGGGAGGACGCCCTGGCGGGCTTCGCCGAGGCCGACAGGACCGGCCCGCTCGGTCCCGACGACCTCGTCGAGTACTCGACCGCCGCCTGGTTCGCCGGCGACGTCGACGCCGCCACCGACCTCCTCGAGAAGGCCCACGCTCGCTACGAGCAGGCGGGCAGACGCGCCGACGCCGCCATGACGGCGGTCCGCCTGTCCCGCCTGGCGATGCTGGCCGTGCGTCCGTCGGTCATGGCCGGGTGGATCGCGCGGGCACAGCGCCTGCTCGAGGGCGAGCCGGAGTCCGGGGCCCACGCCTGGCTGACCGTGATGAGGGGGCTGGTCACGGCGTTCGGGTACGGCGACTTCGCCGGGGGCGTGCGGCTCGCCGACGAGGCGCTGCGGCTCGCCCGGCAGCACGACGTGCCCGACGTCGAGTCCTTGGCCCTCGTCGCCAAGGGGAACATGCTGCTGCGCCAGGGGGCGTGGCGCGAGGGCCTGGGCCTCGTGGAGGAGGGCGCGGCCGCCGCGTCCTCCGAGCGCGTGGAGCCGCGCACGGCCTGCGACGTGATCTGCCTCTCCATCGCCGCCTTCGCCGACCTCGGCGAGTACGGCCGCGCCGACGAGTGGATCGCCCAAGCCGACCGCTGGATGCGCTCGCGGTCGATCTACGGCTACCGCGGCCAGTGCCGCGTGCACCGGGCGGAGCTGAAGCGCCTCCAAGGGGAGTGGCAGGAGGCCGAGCGCGAGGCGCTGGAGGCGTGCGGCGAGCTCGAGCGCTTCCGCATGCTCGACAGCGTGGGGTTCGCCTACTACCAGATCGGGGAGGTGAGGCTGCGCCTCGGCGACCTCGACGAGGCCGCGGCGGCGTTCCAGCGCGCGGTCGAGCACGGCCACCACGCCCAGCCGGGGACGGCGCTGCTCGCGCTGGCGCGCGGCTCCACCGCCGAGGCGGCGCGGATGATCGCCGCCAGCCTCTCGGCCGAGGCCGGGTCACCGGCGAGCGACAGGCTCCAGCGCCCCTACCTGCTCGCGGCCCAGGTCGAGATCGCGCTGGCGGGCGACGACCTGGCGACCGCGGAGCGCGGCGCGGCCGAGCTGGAGGCCGTCGCCGCGCAGTACGAGTGCGACGTCCTGAGCGGCCTCGCCGCCGCCGCGGCCGGCAGGGTCGCCCTGGGCCGGGGGCAGCTCGAGGCTGCCGCCGCCTCGCTGCGGCGGGCGGCGCGCCTGTTCCAGCGGGCCCGCGTGCCCTACGAGTGGGCGCGCGCCAGGGCCCTCCTGGCGCGCGCGCTGCTGGCGGCCGGCGACGAGGCGCTGGCCAGGCAGGAGCTGACCGCCGCGCGGAGCGAGTTCGAGCGGCTCGGCGCCGAGCCGGACGTAGCCGCCGCCGACGATTCGCTGAGCGGACGCGGCGAGCCCCAGAGGCCGCGTCCCACGGTCAAGACCTTCATGTTCACGGACATCGTCTCGTCCACGCAGCTCGCCGGCAGCCTCGGCGACGGCGCCTGGGAGAGCGTGATGGAGTGGCACGACCGCACGCTGCGGGCCGCGTTCGCCCGCCACGGCGGCGAGGAGGTGCGCCACACGGGCGACGGCTTCTTCGTCGCCTTCGACGACGCCCGCGAGGCCCTGCGGTGCGCCGTCGAGGTGCAGCGGCTGCTCGACAGGAACCGCCGCGAGCACGGCTCGGCCCTGGCCGTGAGGATCGGGCTGCACGCGACCGCGGCGCTGCCGCACGAGCGCGACTACGCCGGCCAGGGCGTGCACGTGGCGGCGCGCGTGACGGCGCTGGCCGGCGCCGACGAGGTCCTCGCGACCGAGGCGACTCTCGCGGGCGCCGGGGGTCACGGGCTGGAGGTCTCGCCGCCGCGGCAGGCGACGCTCAAGGGCGTCGCCGAGCCCGTGACCGTGCGCTCGGTGAACTGGGCCTGACCCGGGCGACCTGCCGAGCGCGACGGGCGGCCCCTCGCGCGCCTCCCTGACGCCCCCAGCGCGGCGGCGCC
Coding sequences within:
- a CDS encoding ABC transporter ATP-binding protein, translating into MSFDTNPLLLTLRLVRQRRRLFVGTSLLWALIHLLPVLTGVLTKGVFDALSGAAPAGWDAWTFLALALALDVGRIGVFVAAIRTWATYWVEITLHVRHNVLRHLLTAAGSRRLPESPSESVTRFRDDVNDIGEYVENWVDFWGFALYGVVALGVMAYIDPLLTVLACVPLVLTLGLTSYMRPLIRTARRASREATSRVTDFLGETFGAVQAVKASGREESVLARFQRLNEARRERALKDTVLTELFRSVTDNMVHVATGVVLLVGAGALRDGSFTVGDFALFVTYLPRLTGVMSFVGLMFVQHKRTGVAYERLGRLMVDAPVESLVEPRDYDLEREQAPFAPSSTRAEPLVELTVSGLTYRHDGSEEGIEDVSFTVRRGEFVVVTGRVGSGKTTLLRVLLGLLPKTSGEVRWNGVPVADPATFFVPPRSAYTAQVPRLFSDTLRENVLLGRAASASAVRRALDLAVLSADVEQLHGGLETEVGTRGVRLSGGQVQRAAAARMFLTDADLLVFDDLSSALDVETERRLWDGLFADRDATCLVVSHRRAALERADKVIVMDRGRVVASGTLAEVARHAPELAALFDAEEPGAVAAAP
- a CDS encoding adenylate/guanylate cyclase domain-containing protein: MPVSIEDARLSLRMNRWEDALAGFAEADRTGPLGPDDLVEYSTAAWFAGDVDAATDLLEKAHARYEQAGRRADAAMTAVRLSRLAMLAVRPSVMAGWIARAQRLLEGEPESGAHAWLTVMRGLVTAFGYGDFAGGVRLADEALRLARQHDVPDVESLALVAKGNMLLRQGAWREGLGLVEEGAAAASSERVEPRTACDVICLSIAAFADLGEYGRADEWIAQADRWMRSRSIYGYRGQCRVHRAELKRLQGEWQEAEREALEACGELERFRMLDSVGFAYYQIGEVRLRLGDLDEAAAAFQRAVEHGHHAQPGTALLALARGSTAEAARMIAASLSAEAGSPASDRLQRPYLLAAQVEIALAGDDLATAERGAAELEAVAAQYECDVLSGLAAAAAGRVALGRGQLEAAAASLRRAARLFQRARVPYEWARARALLARALLAAGDEALARQELTAARSEFERLGAEPDVAAADDSLSGRGEPQRPRPTVKTFMFTDIVSSTQLAGSLGDGAWESVMEWHDRTLRAAFARHGGEEVRHTGDGFFVAFDDAREALRCAVEVQRLLDRNRREHGSALAVRIGLHATAALPHERDYAGQGVHVAARVTALAGADEVLATEATLAGAGGHGLEVSPPRQATLKGVAEPVTVRSVNWA
- a CDS encoding iron ABC transporter permease, which encodes MRRTWLGHVTGAASLAFLALALLVPLAAIVWRGVAGGSGAPLAGLAATLADPYYLGRLWFTTWQALLSTALTVALGLPTALLLARYRFGGRRLLAAAFSVPFVMPTVVAGMGFLALAGPRGALGVDLRGTLAIVLAAHVFYNFAIVARLVSGFLEGVGPRLEQAAATLGAGPWRSLWRVTLPLALPATVASATLVFIFCFTSFGVVLILAPQARFATLEVELYRLTLRLLRLDVAAALALVQLVVVGGLGWAYTRLQARLAVPVPAGRSAARRPKGAGAALLGADLLVVAAVVLAPLVALAAQALTAPDGSFPSLANLRGMLEAPRSVGFATLGLGLRNSLTFAALSTAAALALGTAFAYAVTRGRWRWLDGLSLLPLATSPVTLGLGYLIAYPWLVATFWGVPLAHALIAFPFVTRTLLPALRALPAGQVAAAVTLGAGPWRTLRRVELPQLLPSLAVAAAFAFAVSLGEFGASLLLVRPEFATLPVAIYDRLGRPGPQNYGAALGLSLVLMAVTALVMLVLQRRERGEF
- a CDS encoding ABC transporter ATP-binding protein, with the translated sequence MTTRASTANRTAPAQASMLALLRRYLAPQRGMAALMALLLLAATGLQLLVPQILRRFIDGALTAAPGARLTSLALSFLAVAVVTQLLNAFATYVAASVGWRATNHLREDLTRHTLDLDMGFHNARTAGEMIERIDGDITSLSNFLSQFSVRVFGGLLLLVGILAALWVEEPLMGGALTAFVVLELVALTLTRRVGVPASNLEREANARQFGFIEERLQGLDDLRANGGGEYSLHRFRGVMRGVYLDTRRAWMLRSVVWLSSYGLFVIGLAVTVGSSIYLVRRGDMTVGAAYMVFQYLFMLQNPIEQITQQLQELQKAAAGVQRVGELFRTRSALPPGGDAELPAGPLSVAFEDVDFHYLDASADQLTLRGVTFRLAPGRRLGLLGRTGSGKTTLTRLVFRLYDPSGGRVRVGGVDTRDVDLQRLRARIGLVTQDVQLFRGTLRDNVTFFDPSVPDEVIVSVLEELGLGAWLRGQEKGLDTELDSGGRNLSAGEAQLIAFARVFLKDPGLVILDEPSSRLDPVTERRLEVALERLLHGRTAIVIAHRLETVERVDEIMVMERGRVVEAGPRVALAADPSSRYSRLRRAALALDLNVAGRAGETRLDPEEAELLEDLA
- a CDS encoding thiamine ABC transporter substrate-binding protein; the encoded protein is MITRTLTILLSAALLAAHAAAQELRVLTHDSFSLPTELVEAFEREAGVDVVFISGGDAGEALNRAILTKGRPIADVLFGVDEGLWQRAADEGVFEPYESPSLADVAEGYAFDDTHLVTPVDVGFVVPNYDVAALADAGVDPAALTLADLAGEGLAPLTVVMNPATSSPGLAFLLATVAYFGDPQAGVEPAAPEGARAGFADWLDFWDAMEEHGVLVTDGWTDAYYTAFSRYGGDRPIVVSYATSPAAEVIFAEEPLEDSPTANLACEGCAYRQVEAVGILAGTRAREAAEAFVEFLLSPAVQEAIPLEMFVSPVREGAAVPPEFARYGTLPEGAVAAPLPPAVVAANQERWLTQWTAVVMQGRDPASLR